CTGCATGGGGCGTCGCGCAGGAAGCTATCGCCATCGGCGCAAAAACGCTATGGCTACAGCTTGGCGTGATCAACGAACAGGCGGCGGTGCTGGCGCGGGATGCAGGCATGACCGTGGTGATGGATCGCTGCCCGGCGATTGAGATCCCTCGCCTGGGGCTGGCGAAATAAAAGTTTAAATGGCCGGATATCGCTTTCCGGCCTTTTAAATACAATCAGTTACGTAGTCGCGGCGCCTGAAGCTGCTTGCGAATGGTACGCGCCAGTTCATCCATCGATGGCTGTTCTGGATGCTCGTCCCGCATTTCGCTTCGCAACTGGGCCTCGGCCAGATAAGTATGCACTGGCTGACCATCATCATCTTCCATTACCACGTGGTACCACGGAGCGGCGCGAAGTTCGTCGTTAACCGCCAGTTCATCAGGCGACGGCTCATCA
This DNA window, taken from Salmonella enterica subsp. enterica serovar Typhimurium str. LT2, encodes the following:
- the yccV gene encoding putative inner membrane protein (similar to E. coli orf, hypothetical protein (AAC74052.1); Blastp hit to AAC74052.1 (122 aa), 92% identity in aa 18 - 122) — encoded protein: MIASKFGIGQQVRHSLLGYLGVVVDIDPEYSLDEPSPDELAVNDELRAAPWYHVVMEDDDGQPVHTYLAEAQLRSEMRDEHPEQPSMDELARTIRKQLQAPRLRN